From Drosophila nasuta strain 15112-1781.00 chromosome X, ASM2355853v1, whole genome shotgun sequence, one genomic window encodes:
- the LOC132795697 gene encoding eukaryotic translation initiation factor 4H isoform X1, producing MAGRGGYEHARGGFGGERHGRQLPTEPPFIAYVGNLPQGLVQGDVTKIFKDFEVKNVRLVKDRETDQFKGFCYVEFETLDNLERALECDGRIKLDDLSAPLRIDIADRRKNERPGGGGIGGGNGGGGGGGMGRDGGRDGFQKRGPPRQGGGGGNQGYSRSGPGGGGGSGGGREAGGGSGNRGDSRGSYNDNYGGHSDRSRGGASSGMNRGYNDRPLNRGRYGNFNNDERFDRNQDRDRGQREGSYGNQSRDGDRYNNFSRHRDRERTHYNPNQQPDRPSGGPSMGAIDDTERPRLQLAPRTIAAPINAVAETKQSASIFGNAKPREEKLKELQNGDN from the exons atggCTGGAAGAGGTGGTTATGAACACGCTag AGGAGGATTTGGAGGTGAACGTCATGGGAGGCAATTGCCAACGGAACCGCCTTTTATTGCGTACGTCGGCAATCTGCCGCAAGGTCTCGTCCAGGGCGATGTCACCAAAATATTCAAAGACTTTGAGGTGAAGAACGTGCGGCTGGTGAAGGATCGCGAAACGGATCAGTTCAAGGGCTTCTGTTATGTGGAGTTCGAGACGCTCGATAATCTAGAGCGTGCGCTCGAATGCGATGGACGCATCAAACTTGATGATTTGTCGGCACCGCTGCGCATCGATATTGCGGATCGTAGGAAAAATGAGCG cCCTGGTGGCGGCGGCATTGGCGGTGGCAAtggaggcggcggcggtggcggcatGGGCCGTGATGGCGGTCGCGATGGCTTCCAGAAACGCGGACCCCCGCGTCAaggtggcggcggtggcaacCAGGGTTATAGTCGGAGCGGTcccggtggcggcggcggctcTGGAGGTGGTCGCGAAGCTGGTGGCGGCTCTGGTAATCGCGGCGATAGTAGAGGTTCGTACAATGATAATTATGGTGGTCACAGTGATAGAAGTCGTGGCGGCGCCAGCTCCGGCATGAATAGAGGATATAATG ATCGTCCGCTGAATCGCGGTCGTTATGGCAACTTCAACAACGATGAACGATTCGATCGGAATCAGGATCGGGATCGAGGCCAGCGTGAGGGCAGCTATGGCAATCAGTCGCGCGACGGCGATCGCTATAACAATTTCAGCAGGCACCGTGACCGCGAGCGCACTCACTACAATCCCAACCAGCAGCCCGATCGTCCCAGCGGCGGCCCCTCAATGGGTGCAATCG ATGATACGGAACGACCACGACTTCAGCTGGCGCCCAGAACTATTGCGGCGCCCATCAATGCGGTGGCCGAAACCAAACAATCGGCCTCCATTTTTGGCAATGCCAAGCCACGTGAGGAGAAGCTCAAGGAGCTGCAGAATGGCGATAACTAG
- the LOC132795697 gene encoding eukaryotic translation initiation factor 4H isoform X2, translating to MAGRGGYEHARGGFGGERHGRQLPTEPPFIAYVGNLPQGLVQGDVTKIFKDFEVKNVRLVKDRETDQFKGFCYVEFETLDNLERALECDGRIKLDDLSAPLRIDIADRRKNERPGGGGIGGGNGGGGGGGMGRDGGRDGFQKRGPPRQGGGGGNQGYSRSGPGGGGGSGGGREAGGGSGNRGDSRDRPLNRGRYGNFNNDERFDRNQDRDRGQREGSYGNQSRDGDRYNNFSRHRDRERTHYNPNQQPDRPSGGPSMGAIDDTERPRLQLAPRTIAAPINAVAETKQSASIFGNAKPREEKLKELQNGDN from the exons atggCTGGAAGAGGTGGTTATGAACACGCTag AGGAGGATTTGGAGGTGAACGTCATGGGAGGCAATTGCCAACGGAACCGCCTTTTATTGCGTACGTCGGCAATCTGCCGCAAGGTCTCGTCCAGGGCGATGTCACCAAAATATTCAAAGACTTTGAGGTGAAGAACGTGCGGCTGGTGAAGGATCGCGAAACGGATCAGTTCAAGGGCTTCTGTTATGTGGAGTTCGAGACGCTCGATAATCTAGAGCGTGCGCTCGAATGCGATGGACGCATCAAACTTGATGATTTGTCGGCACCGCTGCGCATCGATATTGCGGATCGTAGGAAAAATGAGCG cCCTGGTGGCGGCGGCATTGGCGGTGGCAAtggaggcggcggcggtggcggcatGGGCCGTGATGGCGGTCGCGATGGCTTCCAGAAACGCGGACCCCCGCGTCAaggtggcggcggtggcaacCAGGGTTATAGTCGGAGCGGTcccggtggcggcggcggctcTGGAGGTGGTCGCGAAGCTGGTGGCGGCTCTGGTAATCGCGGCGATAGTAGAG ATCGTCCGCTGAATCGCGGTCGTTATGGCAACTTCAACAACGATGAACGATTCGATCGGAATCAGGATCGGGATCGAGGCCAGCGTGAGGGCAGCTATGGCAATCAGTCGCGCGACGGCGATCGCTATAACAATTTCAGCAGGCACCGTGACCGCGAGCGCACTCACTACAATCCCAACCAGCAGCCCGATCGTCCCAGCGGCGGCCCCTCAATGGGTGCAATCG ATGATACGGAACGACCACGACTTCAGCTGGCGCCCAGAACTATTGCGGCGCCCATCAATGCGGTGGCCGAAACCAAACAATCGGCCTCCATTTTTGGCAATGCCAAGCCACGTGAGGAGAAGCTCAAGGAGCTGCAGAATGGCGATAACTAG
- the LOC132795696 gene encoding eukaryotic translation initiation factor 2 subunit 1 yields the protein MALTSRFYNERYPEIEDVVMVNVLSIAEMGAYVHLLEYNNIEGMILLSELSRRRIRSINKLIRVGKTEPVVVIRVDKEKGYIDLSKRRVSPEDVEKCTERFAKAKAINSLLRHVADILGYDSSEKLEELYQKTAWYFEKKYNSKTVAYDIFKQSVTDPSVFDECNLDAETKEVLLSNIKRKLVSPTVKIRADIECSCYGYEGIDAVKASLSKGLELSTEELPIRINLIAPPLYVMTTSTTKKTDGLKALEVAIESIRAKITEFEGEFKVIMAPKLVTAIDEADLARRLERAEAENAQVAGDDDEEDAADQEGMQFDPEKEFNHKNASANDDDDEDDEDEE from the exons ATGGCATTAACCTCGCGTTTCTACAACGAAAGATACCCAGAGATCGAAGATGTCGTCATGGTCAACGTGCTCTCCATTGCCGAAATGGGAGCTTACGTGCATTTATTGGAATACAACAACATTGAGGGCATGATCTTGCTGTCTGAGTTGTCACGTCGTCGCATACGCTCCATCAACAAATTGATTCGTGTAGGCAAAACAGAGCCCGTCGTCGTTATACGTGTGGACAAAGAGAAGGGTTACATTGATCTGTCCAAGCGTCGTGTGTCGCCCGAAGACGTGGAAAAGTGCACCGAACGCTTCGCCAAGGCAAAGGCCATTAATTCACTGTTGCGGCATGTGGCCGACATTCTGGGCTACGACAGCAGTGAAAAGCTGGAGGAGCTGTATCAAAAGACAGCATGGtattttgaaaagaaatacaacagcaaaactGTGGCCTATGACATCTTTAAGCAATCGGTGACGGATCCATCAGTGTTCGATGAATGCAATCTGGATGCTGAGACCAAAGAGGTGCTGTTGAGCAACATCAAACGTAAACTGGTCTCGCCCACTGTCAAAATTCGTGCTGATATTGAATGCTCCTGTTATGGTTATGAGGGCATCGATGCTGTCAAAGCATCGCTGAGCAAGGGTCTCGAGCTGAGTACCGAGGAGCTGCCCATCCGCATCAATCTAATCGCGCCTCCTCT CTATGTGATGACCACATCGACCACAAAGAAGACAGATGGTCTCAAGGCATTGGAGGTGGCCATCGAGAGCATACGTGCCAAGATTACCGAATTCGAGGGCGAGTTCAAGGTGATCATGGCACCCAAACTGGTCACCGCCATCGATGAGGCGGATCTGGCGCGTCGTCTGGAGCGCGCCGAGGCCGAGAACGCTCAGGTGGctggcgatgatgatgaagaggaTGCCGCCGATCAGGAGGGCATGCAGTTTGATCCCGAGAAGGAGTTCAATCACAAAAACGCGTCtgccaacgacgacgatgacgaggatgatgaagatgaggaGTAA